A genomic window from Streptomyces sp. NBC_00234 includes:
- a CDS encoding TetR/AcrR family transcriptional regulator, translating into MHIQDSHWQAAVSSSSEGHGRLSAVGAVATAGAAGTGARQAPLRVDAQRNLEHVLRAAREVFGELGYGAPMEDVARRARVGVGTVYRRFPSKDVLVRRIAEEETSRLTDQARAALGQEEEPWSALSCFLRTSVASGAGRLLPPQVLRVGVEGDETTVSVREPGTGAVADPAPEGVLEATRVPQQRQGVGQPDLRVVSQRPAVEEALDDEDAGAAELLEVVGRLVDRARESGELRGDVTVADVLLVIATAAPALPDAAQQAAASARLLDILLEGLRSRTV; encoded by the coding sequence ATGCACATTCAGGATTCGCATTGGCAGGCTGCTGTCTCGTCCTCGTCCGAGGGCCATGGACGGCTGAGCGCGGTGGGAGCGGTCGCGACCGCAGGGGCGGCTGGGACCGGCGCCCGTCAGGCACCGCTCCGCGTGGACGCACAGCGCAATCTGGAACATGTACTGCGGGCCGCGCGTGAGGTGTTCGGCGAGCTGGGGTACGGGGCTCCGATGGAGGACGTGGCGCGTCGCGCCAGAGTCGGTGTCGGCACGGTGTACCGACGGTTCCCGAGCAAGGACGTGCTGGTCCGGCGGATAGCCGAGGAGGAGACCTCCCGGCTGACCGACCAGGCGCGGGCGGCGCTCGGACAGGAGGAGGAGCCGTGGTCGGCCCTCTCCTGTTTCCTGCGGACGTCCGTGGCGTCGGGTGCGGGCCGGCTGCTGCCGCCGCAGGTGCTGCGGGTCGGTGTCGAGGGGGACGAGACGACCGTGTCGGTGCGGGAGCCGGGCACGGGTGCCGTTGCCGACCCGGCGCCGGAAGGCGTCCTTGAGGCGACGCGCGTTCCGCAGCAGCGGCAGGGCGTGGGCCAGCCCGATCTCCGGGTGGTCTCCCAGCGCCCCGCCGTCGAGGAGGCTCTCGACGACGAGGACGCGGGTGCGGCCGAGTTGCTGGAGGTCGTGGGCCGGCTCGTCGACCGGGCGCGGGAGTCGGGAGAGCTTCGCGGGGATGTGACCGTGGCCGATGTGCTGCTGGTCATCGCCACGGCGGCGCCCGCACTGCCCGATGCGGCGCAGCAGGCCGCGGCATCGGCACGGCTGCTCGACATCCTGCTGGAGGGGCTGCGGTCCCGGACCGTCTGA